A genomic window from Deltaproteobacteria bacterium includes:
- a CDS encoding phosphohydrolase, which translates to MSPVPVALDETFPIPSDGQCQAWWDEYEMLDNVRVHSLAVARVASALAEMASPGTENDYLRRAVRASALLHDLAKSYTIRHGGHHNQLGGAWVMNLTGNPLVAQGVIHHVFWPGRIDLDAFFLPLVIIYSDKRVRHDQVVSLQERKEDLLIRYGINERSKSHIAKSFDQTTHIERELEQRTGVSLHAHTFDRRGMVRGA; encoded by the coding sequence TTGTCTCCTGTGCCGGTGGCCCTCGATGAGACGTTTCCCATTCCGAGCGACGGACAGTGCCAGGCGTGGTGGGACGAGTATGAGATGCTGGACAACGTCAGGGTTCACAGTCTGGCCGTGGCCCGGGTGGCTTCGGCTCTGGCCGAGATGGCCAGTCCAGGGACCGAGAACGATTATCTGCGGCGAGCGGTCCGGGCCTCGGCCCTGCTCCACGACCTAGCCAAGTCCTACACCATCCGCCACGGCGGCCATCACAATCAACTGGGCGGGGCCTGGGTCATGAACTTGACCGGAAACCCCCTGGTGGCCCAGGGAGTGATTCATCACGTGTTCTGGCCGGGACGAATCGATCTTGATGCCTTTTTTCTGCCATTGGTCATCATCTACAGTGACAAGCGGGTTCGTCACGACCAGGTGGTATCCCTTCAGGAGCGCAAGGAGGATCTCCTGATCCGGTATGGGATCAACGAACGGTCCAAGAGCCACATTGCCAAGTCCTTCGACCAGACTACGCACATTGAACGTGAACTCGAACAGAGAACGGGAGTGTCCCTGCATGCGCATACTTTTGATCGCCGGGGGATGGTCCGAGGAGCGTGA
- a CDS encoding tetratricopeptide repeat protein, with translation MAMDFVQSKKKLSGVNSLLKQGKLLAAVTGLQEGLEFFLRTSLLKHEKEELCEQIEWAVYQLGSDRGFKQVYPLKIAYSQGEERALLETVREILRLLDEEATKEAQGQAELMALRIQERLDQGQEFLDGGKIDEARAWFDKLCREFDHNPDLKADVGDRFLKAGLHDDAIRYLKSAFKDDPKSAHVFNKLAIALRKAGRFDEAERFFQLALKTSLRDEFLYFNLGRVYLDWKRWEQAKEAADQALALNPGFDEAAKMKAYAERMMNG, from the coding sequence ATGGCCATGGATTTCGTCCAGAGCAAGAAAAAATTGTCAGGCGTGAATAGCCTGCTCAAGCAGGGAAAACTTCTGGCAGCGGTGACAGGATTGCAGGAGGGCCTGGAATTTTTTCTGCGGACCAGTCTCCTCAAGCACGAGAAAGAGGAACTGTGCGAGCAGATCGAGTGGGCCGTGTACCAGCTTGGCAGCGACCGGGGCTTCAAGCAGGTCTATCCCCTGAAGATCGCCTATTCTCAGGGCGAAGAGCGAGCCCTGCTGGAGACGGTGCGAGAGATTCTCCGCCTCCTGGACGAGGAGGCGACAAAGGAGGCCCAGGGCCAAGCCGAACTGATGGCCCTTAGAATTCAGGAACGGCTGGACCAGGGCCAGGAATTCCTGGACGGGGGCAAGATCGACGAGGCCCGGGCCTGGTTCGACAAGCTTTGTCGGGAATTCGACCACAACCCGGACCTCAAGGCCGATGTGGGAGATCGTTTCCTCAAGGCCGGGCTGCATGACGACGCCATTCGCTATCTGAAATCCGCCTTCAAGGACGATCCAAAGTCGGCCCATGTCTTCAACAAGTTGGCCATCGCTTTGCGCAAGGCCGGGCGCTTCGACGAGGCCGAGCGTTTCTTCCAGTTGGCTCTGAAGACTTCGCTGCGGGACGAGTTTCTCTACTTTAACCTCGGTCGGGTCTATCTCGACTGGAAGCGGTGGGAACAGGCCAAAGAAGCCGCCGATCAGGCCCTGGCCCTTAATCCGGGTTTCGACGAGGCGGCCAAGATGAAGGCCTACGCCGAACGGATGATGAACGGCTGA
- the kdsB gene encoding 3-deoxy-manno-octulosonate cytidylyltransferase produces the protein MPVFHGFIPARFASTRFPGKPLAMIHGRPMFAHVYDRALASGVLHAVHLCTDDERIWAKALELDIPVVMTGADHASGTDRILEAADRVGIPDSAVVINIQGDEPAIPPAMIREVAELFCSEEVRVGTLARAVGREEASDPDVVKVVLSADGRALYFSRSMIPFFRSGEDERFLAHVGLYAFRMEALRTFGVLGRGLLERIECLEQLRLLEAGIPIHVALTEHRSRGVDKPSDIDFITCTLGEEL, from the coding sequence ATGCCAGTTTTTCACGGATTCATTCCGGCCCGGTTCGCCTCCACCAGATTTCCGGGCAAACCTCTGGCCATGATTCATGGCCGGCCTATGTTCGCTCATGTCTATGATCGGGCTCTGGCCAGCGGGGTGCTCCATGCGGTTCATCTCTGCACCGACGACGAGCGTATCTGGGCCAAGGCCTTGGAATTGGATATCCCTGTGGTCATGACCGGCGCGGACCACGCCTCAGGCACGGATCGGATCCTGGAGGCGGCGGATCGCGTTGGGATTCCGGACTCGGCTGTGGTGATCAACATTCAGGGCGACGAGCCGGCTATTCCTCCGGCTATGATCAGGGAAGTGGCGGAGCTCTTTTGTTCCGAAGAGGTCCGGGTCGGAACCCTGGCCCGGGCGGTCGGCCGGGAAGAGGCCTCGGATCCTGACGTAGTCAAGGTTGTTTTGTCCGCCGACGGTCGGGCTTTGTATTTTTCCAGGTCCATGATACCATTTTTCCGTTCCGGTGAAGACGAACGGTTTTTGGCCCATGTCGGACTGTACGCATTCCGTATGGAGGCTCTGAGAACCTTCGGCGTCCTTGGCCGTGGACTGCTGGAGCGGATTGAATGCCTGGAGCAGCTCCGGTTGCTGGAGGCCGGGATTCCGATTCACGTTGCCCTGACCGAACATCGCTCTAGAGGCGTGGACAAGCCTTCGGATATTGATTTCATAACCTGTACCCTTGGGGAGGAGCTTTGA
- a CDS encoding carbamoyl-phosphate synthase small subunit has product MRVLLVLEDGTRFEGTSFTGSGEAGGEVIFNTGMAGYQEILTDPSYRGQMVCMTYPLIGNYGVNLEDVESSRVQAAAFIVKECCRVPSNWRATESLPDYLTKSGVMGIEGVDTRALTRHLRIHGAMRGMMSTEDLDQTSLAERARALPPMEGANLVDEVAPSKPYVWENGRPVPVDLPGGAHAWKTDRPRVAVFDFGIKWNILRLLDEQGLELLVVPPGWTADQVRASGAQAVFLSNGPGDPAALSRAVKTTSELIRDLPVGGICLGHQIIGLALGGRSYKLKFGHHGVNHPVKDLATGRIEISSQNHGFCVDISDLDFVEQTHTNLNDDTLEGFRHKSLPVMGVQYHPESAPGPRDSRYFFRRFREMVEQSS; this is encoded by the coding sequence ATGCGCGTATTGTTGGTCCTTGAAGACGGTACCCGGTTCGAGGGCACTTCCTTCACCGGCTCCGGAGAGGCCGGAGGCGAGGTCATCTTTAATACCGGCATGGCCGGATACCAGGAGATTCTGACCGACCCCTCCTATCGGGGACAGATGGTCTGCATGACCTACCCGCTTATCGGCAACTATGGGGTCAACCTCGAGGACGTCGAGTCGTCCCGAGTGCAGGCCGCGGCCTTCATCGTCAAGGAGTGCTGTCGGGTCCCCTCCAATTGGCGGGCCACCGAGAGCCTCCCGGATTACCTGACGAAGAGTGGGGTGATGGGTATCGAGGGCGTGGACACCAGGGCCTTGACCCGGCATCTGCGGATTCATGGGGCCATGCGTGGGATGATGTCCACCGAGGACCTGGATCAAACATCTCTGGCCGAAAGGGCCCGGGCCCTGCCTCCCATGGAGGGTGCCAATCTCGTGGACGAGGTGGCGCCGTCCAAACCCTATGTCTGGGAGAATGGTCGACCTGTTCCGGTGGACCTTCCGGGAGGTGCCCATGCGTGGAAAACCGACCGGCCCCGAGTCGCTGTCTTCGATTTTGGAATCAAATGGAATATTCTTCGTCTGCTGGACGAGCAGGGCCTCGAACTTCTGGTCGTGCCTCCGGGTTGGACCGCAGACCAGGTTCGGGCCAGCGGAGCTCAGGCCGTGTTTTTGTCCAATGGACCTGGGGACCCGGCGGCGTTGAGCAGGGCCGTCAAGACGACGTCCGAGCTGATTCGCGACCTTCCGGTGGGCGGCATCTGTCTGGGGCACCAGATCATCGGCCTGGCCCTGGGTGGGAGGAGCTATAAGCTCAAGTTCGGCCATCACGGGGTCAACCATCCGGTCAAGGATCTGGCCACTGGTCGGATCGAGATTTCGTCCCAGAATCACGGGTTCTGCGTCGACATCTCCGACCTGGATTTCGTCGAACAGACCCATACCAACTTGAATGACGACACCCTGGAGGGTTTTCGGCACAAGAGCCTGCCGGTCATGGGTGTCCAGTACCATCCGGAATCGGCCCCCGGCCCCAGGGACAGCCGGTATTTTTTCCGACGGTTCAGGGAGATGGTCGAGCAGTCCAGTTAG
- a CDS encoding mechanosensitive ion channel, producing the protein MVVALVSYLLGDRLLGRLVAAAAGRSRNKWDDALLNNGVVRALVLAIPAVVLYQLLDFFGGFRPVAEKILNIGLLGLFILIVDRGLSAFLDIYDSSDLSTRRPLKGYVQLVKMFIYIVGTVMGLSLILDKSPWGLLSGIGALTAVILLIFKDTVLSFVASMQIASYDLFRKGDWIEMPNFGADGDVVDISLHTVRVQNWDKTLVSIPTHQFLENSFKNWRGMTMAGGRRIKRSVLVDQASIRICSDEELEALSSVDFLAEYIRFKRREIQEHNVRFANLEGSSPVNGRALTNIGLFRTYVAAYLRHNPRLRQDLTLMVRQLQPTAEGGLPLEIYCFTNVTAWTEYEGIQSDIFDHVLAAMPYFGLKVFQREASRDKRADCLALVGRNCGEGPVRK; encoded by the coding sequence ATGGTCGTGGCCCTGGTCTCCTATCTGCTCGGCGATCGGCTCTTGGGACGACTGGTGGCCGCGGCGGCCGGCCGATCTCGGAACAAATGGGACGATGCCCTGCTCAACAACGGGGTGGTCCGGGCCTTGGTCCTGGCCATCCCGGCGGTGGTTCTCTATCAGCTTCTGGATTTTTTCGGCGGTTTCAGGCCGGTGGCGGAGAAGATACTGAACATCGGCCTCTTGGGTCTGTTCATCCTCATTGTCGATAGGGGCCTTTCGGCCTTCCTGGACATCTACGACAGCTCGGACCTTTCCACCAGGCGTCCCCTGAAGGGCTATGTTCAGCTCGTGAAGATGTTCATCTACATCGTGGGCACGGTCATGGGCCTGTCCCTGATTCTGGACAAGAGTCCCTGGGGGCTTCTGAGCGGTATCGGGGCACTGACGGCGGTCATTCTCCTCATCTTCAAGGACACGGTCCTGTCCTTTGTGGCCAGCATGCAGATCGCGAGCTACGATCTGTTTCGCAAGGGGGACTGGATCGAGATGCCCAATTTCGGGGCCGACGGGGATGTGGTGGATATTTCCCTGCACACGGTCCGGGTCCAGAATTGGGACAAGACCTTGGTCTCCATCCCCACCCATCAGTTTTTGGAAAATTCCTTCAAGAACTGGCGAGGGATGACTATGGCCGGGGGGCGGCGTATCAAACGATCGGTCCTTGTAGACCAGGCGAGCATCCGCATCTGTTCCGACGAGGAACTCGAGGCCCTGTCCAGTGTTGATTTTCTGGCTGAGTATATCAGATTCAAGCGTCGGGAGATACAGGAACACAATGTCCGGTTCGCCAATCTTGAGGGCTCTTCACCGGTCAATGGCCGGGCACTGACCAATATAGGCCTCTTCCGGACCTACGTGGCAGCCTATCTTCGCCACAATCCCCGGCTGCGCCAGGATCTGACGCTGATGGTCCGTCAGCTTCAACCCACGGCCGAAGGGGGACTGCCCCTGGAGATCTACTGCTTCACCAACGTCACGGCCTGGACGGAGTACGAAGGAATCCAGTCCGACATCTTCGACCATGTTCTGGCGGCCATGCCCTATTTCGGGCTGAAGGTCTTCCAGCGAGAGGCCAGCCGAGACAAGAGGGCCGACTGCCTGGCCCTGGTCGGCCGGAACTGCGGTGAGGGTCCTGTACGGAAATAA
- the alr gene encoding alanine racemase produces the protein MSIWYSHVRTEIRLDRLRSNYRFLAFRAGQIMPVIKADAYGHGLGPAAAVLAQAGAEMLAVGTVHESVALRLTPFEGRILALLGILDPEEIDALWEYRITPMVHDRRTLGLLGEACKSRGRELEVALKFDTGMSRLGFGVGDMVELLGLLRDYPGIRPVMVCSHLAVADEAQGRDYVLAQGREFASACEALRAGGCRFLVSLANSAATLAYPELWFDVCRPGIALYGANPLADTAERELGSELKPAMEVRAPILSVHDLPRGRSIHYGLTFTAPRDMRVAIVGIGYADNYPRVLSNTGAMVVHGVRAPVVGRVCMQMTAVDVTGLLQAVPGDWAWVLGGPGPEPITPEELAGWWGTITYEVFCLLGQNRRIYTDGEH, from the coding sequence ATGAGCATCTGGTACAGCCATGTCCGAACGGAGATTCGGCTCGATCGTCTGCGGAGCAACTATCGTTTTCTGGCCTTCCGGGCCGGTCAAATTATGCCGGTGATCAAGGCCGACGCCTATGGCCACGGCCTGGGTCCGGCGGCCGCGGTGCTGGCCCAGGCCGGGGCGGAGATGCTTGCCGTGGGCACGGTCCACGAGTCTGTAGCCCTGCGCCTGACACCCTTTGAAGGCCGGATTCTGGCCCTTTTGGGAATCTTGGATCCCGAAGAGATCGACGCCCTCTGGGAATACAGGATCACACCCATGGTTCACGACCGAAGGACCCTGGGTCTTCTCGGCGAGGCCTGTAAAAGTAGGGGGCGCGAACTGGAAGTGGCTCTGAAGTTCGATACGGGAATGTCCCGGCTCGGGTTCGGAGTCGGGGATATGGTTGAGCTGCTTGGTTTGCTGCGTGATTACCCGGGGATCCGTCCGGTCATGGTCTGTTCCCATCTGGCCGTGGCCGACGAGGCTCAGGGCCGCGATTACGTCCTGGCCCAGGGTCGGGAGTTCGCGTCGGCCTGCGAGGCTTTGAGGGCCGGGGGATGCCGGTTTCTGGTCTCTCTGGCGAATTCCGCGGCCACCTTGGCCTATCCGGAGCTTTGGTTCGACGTCTGCCGGCCGGGCATTGCCTTGTACGGAGCCAATCCACTGGCCGATACAGCCGAGCGGGAACTGGGCTCGGAACTCAAACCGGCCATGGAGGTTCGGGCCCCGATCCTCTCGGTCCACGACCTGCCCCGGGGGCGGAGCATCCATTACGGTCTGACATTCACCGCTCCCCGGGACATGCGTGTGGCCATTGTCGGCATCGGGTATGCCGACAATTATCCGAGGGTGTTGTCCAATACCGGGGCCATGGTCGTTCATGGGGTCCGGGCCCCGGTGGTCGGCCGGGTTTGCATGCAGATGACGGCCGTGGACGTGACCGGACTGCTCCAGGCGGTTCCCGGCGACTGGGCCTGGGTGCTCGGAGGACCCGGGCCGGAACCGATCACTCCGGAAGAGCTTGCCGGGTGGTGGGGAACCATCACCTATGAGGTTTTCTGCCTGCTCGGACAGAATCGAAGAATCTACACCGACGGGGAGCACTGA
- a CDS encoding 3-deoxy-D-manno-octulosonic acid transferase, whose protein sequence is MARSEGRAGWAGAVFLALYSTLWRVAAPVLPLLLPRLRPGWTHRLGWCFRPGPADIWIQAASGGEAYLALEILEAFMPGTEFRVLLTTCTAQGEEILVRGLEGKSWEGRVQIRFFPFDVPGISLGLIRGAGIDLMILLETEIWPGLLEACRRAGVQIWVVNGRMTEKSRRGYVRLGGLLAGRGPSRVLAVSEADGARFQSVFPDALVERMSNIKFDRAAVPLVPDRDGPSWTAEGNGLFVFGSLRREEEHLILPVFPELARRHPQVIPAIFPRHMERVESWEKALIAADLPVCRLSRMEAPCPPGTILLGDVFGRLGQAYTRASWAFVGGSLAPCGGQNFLEPLACGVRPVIGPHWKNFAWVGQEIIDLGLVLQIGSAADLVRVPDLNPEARELILKRAGDFMAARRGGAAQAAREILGFFDRIAGGRDTISGPKTL, encoded by the coding sequence ATGGCCCGGTCTGAGGGGCGAGCCGGATGGGCCGGAGCCGTGTTCCTGGCTCTGTATTCAACCCTCTGGAGGGTGGCCGCTCCGGTGTTGCCCCTGCTCCTGCCGAGGCTGCGCCCCGGCTGGACCCATCGGCTGGGATGGTGTTTCCGGCCGGGGCCTGCGGATATATGGATTCAGGCCGCTTCGGGAGGAGAGGCCTATCTGGCCTTGGAGATCCTTGAGGCCTTCATGCCCGGGACCGAATTCCGGGTTCTTCTGACAACCTGTACGGCCCAGGGCGAGGAGATTCTGGTTCGGGGCCTCGAAGGCAAATCTTGGGAGGGACGGGTACAGATCCGGTTTTTTCCTTTCGATGTCCCTGGCATTTCCCTGGGGTTGATTCGGGGTGCGGGCATTGATCTGATGATACTTCTGGAGACCGAGATTTGGCCGGGTCTTCTGGAGGCCTGCCGCCGGGCCGGGGTTCAGATCTGGGTTGTCAACGGCCGGATGACCGAGAAGAGCCGGAGGGGATACGTCCGGCTCGGAGGGCTTCTTGCCGGTCGAGGGCCTTCCAGGGTTTTGGCCGTATCCGAGGCCGACGGGGCCAGATTCCAGTCGGTCTTTCCCGATGCCTTGGTCGAGCGGATGTCCAACATCAAGTTCGACCGGGCAGCGGTTCCACTCGTCCCGGACCGTGATGGTCCGTCATGGACGGCTGAAGGGAACGGGTTGTTCGTTTTTGGATCGCTCCGTCGGGAGGAGGAGCACCTCATCCTGCCGGTTTTTCCCGAGCTGGCCCGACGGCATCCGCAGGTGATCCCGGCGATCTTTCCCAGGCATATGGAGCGGGTCGAGTCCTGGGAGAAGGCCCTGATAGCGGCCGACCTTCCGGTCTGCCGCCTGTCAAGAATGGAAGCCCCATGTCCACCGGGCACGATCCTGCTGGGAGATGTGTTCGGGCGCCTCGGCCAGGCCTACACACGGGCTTCCTGGGCCTTTGTCGGCGGCAGTCTCGCACCGTGCGGCGGGCAGAATTTTCTCGAGCCACTGGCCTGCGGGGTCCGGCCGGTCATCGGCCCCCATTGGAAAAATTTTGCCTGGGTAGGACAGGAGATCATCGACCTCGGTCTGGTGTTGCAAATCGGATCAGCGGCGGACTTGGTCCGAGTTCCGGACTTGAATCCCGAAGCTCGGGAGCTGATCCTTAAACGTGCTGGTGACTTCATGGCCGCCCGACGGGGCGGAGCGGCTCAGGCGGCCCGTGAGATTTTGGGTTTTTTTGACAGAATTGCTGGAGGCCGAGACACCATTTCCGGGCCAAAGACTCTCTGA
- the secG gene encoding preprotein translocase subunit SecG, translating into MNALVVTIHIIACIALVILVLLQSGKEGMGVIFGGGSSSLFGSSGAGGILAKLTAGAAALFFLTSLSFTYLSTQRHVAQQESIVLDAPAPLAPAAPILPSVDQVPVPPAETPADIQAEPVDGKNAGQPGSEQVESAPSQGETVQTGETPDESKTE; encoded by the coding sequence CGCCTGCATCGCTTTGGTCATCCTTGTCCTGCTCCAATCGGGCAAGGAGGGCATGGGCGTCATCTTCGGGGGCGGCAGCAGCTCCCTGTTCGGCAGCAGCGGGGCCGGAGGCATCCTGGCCAAACTCACGGCCGGAGCAGCCGCCCTGTTCTTTCTGACCTCGCTGTCCTTCACCTATCTGAGCACCCAGCGCCATGTAGCCCAGCAGGAGTCCATCGTTCTGGACGCCCCGGCTCCCCTGGCCCCTGCTGCACCGATCCTGCCCTCGGTCGACCAGGTTCCTGTTCCCCCGGCCGAGACTCCCGCCGACATCCAGGCCGAACCCGTCGATGGAAAAAATGCTGGACAACCAGGTTCCGAGCAGGTAGAAAGCGCCCCTTCCCAAGGTGAAACCGTCCAGACCGGCGAAACTCCGGACGAGTCCAAGACGGAATGA
- a CDS encoding D-alanine--D-alanine ligase, protein MRILLIAGGWSEEREVSLAGAEQIGPSLAALGHEVTCFDLIEGWGALVQAVQSMDFAYLNLHGTPGEDGSVQALLERLGVPYQGAGPAASMLALNKAQSKNFFVRAGIATPRWRFVPPGRQAQSGPPAFPCVVKPNAGGSSVGVSIVQNRQELDQSLKDPALAGRDLIFEEYVPGREVTCAVLGGEALPLILIKPRSGRFFDYREKYDPAGAEEICPAPIEDGLTREIQMLSLKAHACLGLADYSRADFIVDDDDRPHLLEVNTLPGMTRTSLLPRAAKAVGLDFSSLLARLLEMGMTKFGHGPV, encoded by the coding sequence ATGCGCATACTTTTGATCGCCGGGGGATGGTCCGAGGAGCGTGAGGTCTCCCTGGCCGGGGCCGAACAGATCGGTCCGTCCCTGGCCGCCTTGGGCCACGAGGTGACCTGTTTTGATCTCATTGAAGGGTGGGGCGCCTTGGTCCAGGCCGTCCAGAGCATGGACTTCGCCTATCTGAATCTCCACGGGACGCCGGGGGAGGACGGCAGCGTCCAGGCCTTGCTTGAGCGGCTGGGCGTGCCCTATCAGGGTGCCGGGCCTGCCGCCTCCATGTTAGCCCTGAACAAGGCCCAGTCCAAGAATTTTTTCGTCCGAGCCGGGATCGCCACCCCCAGATGGCGTTTCGTTCCTCCGGGCCGGCAGGCCCAATCCGGCCCTCCGGCCTTTCCGTGCGTAGTCAAACCCAATGCTGGAGGCTCCAGCGTTGGAGTGTCCATCGTCCAGAATCGCCAGGAACTGGACCAGTCCCTGAAGGACCCGGCCCTGGCTGGGCGTGATCTCATTTTCGAGGAGTATGTTCCCGGACGGGAAGTAACCTGTGCCGTTCTCGGGGGCGAGGCCCTGCCGCTGATCCTGATCAAACCCAGAAGCGGGCGGTTCTTTGACTACCGGGAAAAGTACGATCCGGCCGGGGCCGAGGAGATCTGTCCGGCACCCATAGAGGACGGCCTGACCAGGGAGATACAGATGCTGTCCCTGAAGGCCCACGCCTGCTTGGGTCTAGCCGACTACAGCCGGGCTGACTTCATTGTCGATGACGATGACCGGCCCCATCTGCTGGAGGTCAATACTCTTCCGGGGATGACCAGGACGAGTCTTCTGCCCCGGGCAGCAAAGGCCGTTGGTCTCGATTTTTCTTCCCTGCTGGCCCGGCTTCTGGAAATGGGCATGACCAAATTTGGGCATGGCCCGGTCTGA